The Spirochaetota bacterium genome has a segment encoding these proteins:
- a CDS encoding CRISPR-associated endonuclease Cas1: MRKYPTQVSTNHFEFLTKNEICLHFFNRKGWYVGSYYPRRSLN, encoded by the coding sequence TTGAGAAAATACCCAACACAAGTTTCTACTAATCATTTTGAATTTCTAACTAAGAACGAGATATGCCTACACTTTTTCAACAGGAAGGGATGGTATGTAGGAAGTTATTATCCGAGAAGAAGTCTAAACTGA